The genomic window CGGGGGCGGGATGAGGGCTGATCCTTCGGGCACGGGGACCACGCGATGTTCGGCGTCTACCAGCCGGACCATGGCGAAGGAGGCGGCCACGACGGCTCGCGTCGTTGCGAGATCGCGGATGGGCCGCTCAGGCTGTTCGACCCCGTCCTCGGCCTCAAGCAGATCGTCGAGGATCCCGCGAGGCGGTGGACGGTCTACGCGTTCGGTCGACTCCTGGATGCCGGCCCGCGAGGGCTGCTGGGGCTGGGCGAGGCCCTCGACGCGGGAGAGGCGGACCCGCTGGCGACGCTCAACGGCTCGTTCGCCCTCGTCGTGCACCTTCGGGCGAAGGGGGAGGTGCTGCTCGTCACCGACCGGACCGGCAGCCGGCGGTTGTACTACGGCGAGCGCGACGGCCGCCTCTGGTTCAGCTCCCGATTGGCCCGGCTCCGCGGGTGCGGCTTCCGGCTTCGCCTGACCGACGGCCGGCTGATCCAGTACCTGACGTTCCGATGCGTCCTGGATGGGACGATCCTCGAAGGCGTGGACCGCCTGCCCGGCGCATCCGTCCTGCGATGGTCGACCGGGGGATCGTCGGTGCATCGCTACTGGGGGTGGGACTTCGAGGAGGACGAGCCACCCCCGGGCGAATCGTCCGCATCGTCGGACCGGATGGAGGAGCTCTCGAGCCTGTGGACCGGGGCGGTCTCGCGATGGATCCTCCCGGGCTCCGACCCCCTGCTCTCCCTCAGCGGCGGGCTCGACTCGCGGCTGATCCTGGTGGAGATGCTGCGCCACCTCGCCCCGGGGCAGTTCAGGACGATGACGTATGGCACGCCGGGCAGCTTCGATTACGAGATCGCCCGGCTGATCGCCTCGCGACGCGGCCTGCGCCACCGGTCCTTCGACCTCTCGCGGGAGGGCGACTACGACCGCCTCTTCTCCGAGGCCTGCCTGGAAACGGACGGGATGATCGACCTGGTCAACGCCGTGAACGACAGCCATCGGGCGTTGGGGGACGATCAACGCGAGCTGGTCGTCGGCTATTTCGCGGATTCGATCACCGGCCGGGTCTGCTTGCCGGACGTCATGCTCGATCGCCGCCTCGAGGGACGGCCGGACCGGGGGTCGGCGACCCGATATCTCCTGGATCGGTTCAGCATGGGGCTGTGGCTCCAGGTCCCCTGGCTGGTCGAGCGGCCGCCGGACTGGTGCTTCGAGGAGATGGTCCGCGTGCTGGGCGGCGAGGGGAGCGGAGGCCCGCGGCCCTCGCTCGCGTCGGCCCTCGCCCGATTCCACTGCGAGCGGCTCGCCCCGCGATTCGATCTCCTCTGCCTGGGCAAGGGGGACGACACCATCGAGAGGATCTGCCCGTTCCTGGACATCCACTGGATCGACTTCTGGCGGCGGGTTCCGCCGTCCCTCCGGAACGAGGGCCGCCTCTACAAGGAATTCCTCGCGTGGCGTGCCCCGGAGTTGTACGCGCTGCCGCTGCGCGGCCTCAGGGGGCGCGGCCTCGTCGAGGGGCGACGGGTCTGGGACCTGGGTCTCCGGCCCAACCCCGAGATCGGCCTGGTCGATTACGAGGGATGGCTCAGGGGGGGCGGGCCGTTCGCGACCTTAATCCGGGATCTCCTCACGGCCGTCGGCGATCGCGGCATCCTGAGGAGGGAGGCCATCGACCGGTACTGGGACGAGCATCAGTCGGGATCCTGCGAGAACACGTTCATGCTCCTCCGCGCGGCCAGCCTCGAGATGATCCTCCGGACCTTCGGCTGAGCCGCGGGCCGGCGGCGCCCGGAGATCCCGAGGAACCGGCCGAATTTCCGTGATCGTCCGCCGGCGGCGGGGTTATACTCGCGGGCCGTACCGCTCGCCGCCGGCCTGCGTCCCCGCCGGCGGCCCTCCCGGGCGGACGGCCCGCCGTCGTCCGCGACGCGCGGCCCCTCGCCCGGAGCGGCTTCATCTCGCCGGCCTGGGGGCGTCGAACGGCTCTCGCGACGTGGGGTGACGAGTGGTCGAGAAGCCTCTCTCTGTCGGGGTCATCGGCGGCGGCGCTCTCGCGACCCAGTGGGGCCTGCCGTCGGAGCTGCTCGACGTCGAGACCCCGCACGGCGAGCCCTCGAGCCGGATCTCGAAGATCGCGATCGGCGAGCAGGTATCGGTGTTCGCGATCCTCAGGCACGGCGAGCAACACGCGCGAGGCGCGGAGATCAACCATCGCGCGAACGTGGAGGCGCTCCGCCGGCTCGGATGCGACCTGGTGATCTCGGTCTCGCTCGCGGGGGCGATCTCCGGCCGCTTCGACACGGGCATGACCGTGATCTACGACGACGTGCTCGACTTCCGCCGGAGCACGCAGTCGTTCTTCGGGCCGAGGGACGCGTGCCACGTCTCCATGTCGCCCATGGTCTGCCCGCCGCTGGCGGCGCAGTTGAGCCGGGTCGCCGCCGGGCTCGAGCTCCCCTACGGCGGCACGATGGTGGTCATGGAAGGGCCGCGGTTCTCCACCCGGGCGGAGAGCAAGATGTACGCGGCGGTGGGCGGTGAGCTCATCTGCCAGACGATCGCCCCGGAGTGCTTCCTGGTGCGCGAGCGTGGGATGTGCTGGGCCGGCGTCTGCCTGGTGACCGACCGCGACACCAGGGACCCCGCGCATCCCGTCTCGACCCCGCTGATCTTCGCGAACCTGGATCGATTCCGGGCCCGCAACGCCCGGAATCTGCTCGGGATCCTCTCCGGGCTGCGGCCCTACGACTGCCCGTGCCGGTCCGCCGAGCATGCGGTCCCGAAGGACCTGACGGAGGGCCTCGGGCCGCGTCGCCCCCCAAGCCGGGAAGGAGACGACTCATGATCGAGCACCCGCCCGACGACGGGACGGCCTACCCCCGGACGATGATCATCGAATCGTCATCCCGATGCAATTTCCTCTGCCCGCTGTGCCTGTGGACGCACAACCGCCATCACGGGTACCTGTCGGCCGAGACCTACGCCCGCTTCATCGAGCAGGCCGCCCCGTTCCTGCAACGCGTCTGCTTCGCCGGCCGCGGCGAGCCGACCCTGAACCCCCGGCTCGCCGAGATCCTGGCGATCTCCGCACGGTCCGGGGTCGTCACGGACCTCGCGACCAACGGATCGAGCCTGATCCGCGACGGCGACGCCCTCCTGGACACCGGCATCGACGCGGTGAACGTCTCGATCGAGGCGGACACGGCCGACGACTTCGTCCGCTACCGCATCCGCGGGGACTTCGATTCGGTCGTGGAGGGGATGCGACGCATCGCCCTCCGGAAGCGGCAGCGGGGCCTCGACCGGCCCCGCCTGCGGACGTGCTCCACGATCTTCGGCTACAACGAGGACAGGCTCGACCGCCTCCGCGAGTTCTTCGCGAGCCTCGGCTTCGAGGAGTTCATCTTCAAGTCCGCGCACCTGGGGCACGGCCAGCTCGAGGAGAGCGAGGACTCGCTCCGGGAGAGGTGGCTCCCCAGCAACCCCCGCCTCCGCCGCTCCCAGTTCAACGAGGCGGCCGGACCGACGGCCATCCATTGCTCGTTCCTGACCCAGGCCCACCTGCTCTGGAACGGCGACATCGGCCGGTGCGCGATCGACCACGAGTCGATGGTCGTCGGCAACATCCTCGAAGCGTCCTTCGACGAGATCTGGCGGGGGCCGAGGAGCCTCGAGGTGGCCCGGACCGTGGTCGAGGGCCGTTTCCCGAAGTGCGCATCCTGCACCTTCTCCGGCCGCTCGCGGTCCGAGTCCGGGCGCGAGCTTTACGTCCTCTGAGCCCTCGACCCGCGCCGGCGCGCGGGGGATGGATGCCCGTTGCCGACATCGTCATCCGGCGCCGACGGGGTGGGATCGCGGGACGCCCCCGACCTGCGGGGGCGGCGGGTCGCGTTCGCCGTGGGGACGGGCCGGTGCGGGACGCACCTGCTCCACGAATTGCTCGCGGCCGAGCCGTCGGTCTCGTCCCACCACGAGCTCAACCCGCCGAACGAGGCGTTCCACCGCTATTGCCGGTGGAACGAGCTGCCGGTCGACGACCGGGGCTTCCTCGATATCAAGGCGAGGGAGATCGCGCTGGCGTCGCCGCCCGACGGGCTCTTCTTCGAAGCCAGCAGCTACCTCTCCCTGAGCGTCAAGCAACTCCACCGTCGGTTCGCGGCGAGGTTCGTCCTGATGGTCCGGGACCCGCTCGAGACGGTCCTCTCGCTCCGGGCGAAGGGCTGGTACGAGGTCGAGTACCGGAAGGACGAGCCCGGCAGGCCGGTGGGATTCCACGACCTCGGGAATTTCGTCCACTTCCTGAGCCGGCTGGTCCCCAACGGGCCCGAGTTCGAGCGCTGGAGCTCGCTCCCCCGGGCGGCCCGGCTGGCCTGGTTCTGGGCCGCGCTGAACGAACGAGCCCTCGCGGACCTGCGGTCGCTGCCGGACGACGCCTGGATGGTGGTCCGGCTCGAGGACCTGGACCTCGCGAAATATGCGGAGATCGCCCGTTTCCTCGGCATCGTCCCGACCCTCACGCCGGACGGCTTCCGCGCGATCGCGGGCCGCCGCCCCGGCGCGTCGTGGCCTCGCCCGGGCCCGATGGACCTCCCCGACGCGGAGTTCGCACAGGTCGCCCTGGAGGTCGCCGCGACGGCGGGACGCCTCGGCTATCCGCCGCCGAGTGCCCCGCCCCGTCGGGACGCGATGCCATCGGAT from Aquisphaera giovannonii includes these protein-coding regions:
- a CDS encoding sulfotransferase → MPTSSSGADGVGSRDAPDLRGRRVAFAVGTGRCGTHLLHELLAAEPSVSSHHELNPPNEAFHRYCRWNELPVDDRGFLDIKAREIALASPPDGLFFEASSYLSLSVKQLHRRFAARFVLMVRDPLETVLSLRAKGWYEVEYRKDEPGRPVGFHDLGNFVHFLSRLVPNGPEFERWSSLPRAARLAWFWAALNERALADLRSLPDDAWMVVRLEDLDLAKYAEIARFLGIVPTLTPDGFRAIAGRRPGASWPRPGPMDLPDAEFAQVALEVAATAGRLGYPPPSAPPRRDAMPSDPGPAPAVVGRLRKAGSATGALPPGSVLLSIDGSAPELEEIVLRGLDRGIRGYHVRIDADGGRRRLETLVALRMGHSPLVLVELAGPGDPGAEPDDDVLALIREAADLVAIEASRPADFLKAQQAAGHSGLPAVASVRSWTGLLHWRDLLRASCGVIVWRTELRRAIDEADLDHWILAHQEDALKQNKIFCVAIGPPSDSDPEAVRAAERMAGAGLSILVPSDGGPAAWGRWPTPGGGLGSPR
- a CDS encoding asparagine synthase-related protein, yielding MFGVYQPDHGEGGGHDGSRRCEIADGPLRLFDPVLGLKQIVEDPARRWTVYAFGRLLDAGPRGLLGLGEALDAGEADPLATLNGSFALVVHLRAKGEVLLVTDRTGSRRLYYGERDGRLWFSSRLARLRGCGFRLRLTDGRLIQYLTFRCVLDGTILEGVDRLPGASVLRWSTGGSSVHRYWGWDFEEDEPPPGESSASSDRMEELSSLWTGAVSRWILPGSDPLLSLSGGLDSRLILVEMLRHLAPGQFRTMTYGTPGSFDYEIARLIASRRGLRHRSFDLSREGDYDRLFSEACLETDGMIDLVNAVNDSHRALGDDQRELVVGYFADSITGRVCLPDVMLDRRLEGRPDRGSATRYLLDRFSMGLWLQVPWLVERPPDWCFEEMVRVLGGEGSGGPRPSLASALARFHCERLAPRFDLLCLGKGDDTIERICPFLDIHWIDFWRRVPPSLRNEGRLYKEFLAWRAPELYALPLRGLRGRGLVEGRRVWDLGLRPNPEIGLVDYEGWLRGGGPFATLIRDLLTAVGDRGILRREAIDRYWDEHQSGSCENTFMLLRAASLEMILRTFG
- a CDS encoding MTAP family purine nucleoside phosphorylase encodes the protein MVEKPLSVGVIGGGALATQWGLPSELLDVETPHGEPSSRISKIAIGEQVSVFAILRHGEQHARGAEINHRANVEALRRLGCDLVISVSLAGAISGRFDTGMTVIYDDVLDFRRSTQSFFGPRDACHVSMSPMVCPPLAAQLSRVAAGLELPYGGTMVVMEGPRFSTRAESKMYAAVGGELICQTIAPECFLVRERGMCWAGVCLVTDRDTRDPAHPVSTPLIFANLDRFRARNARNLLGILSGLRPYDCPCRSAEHAVPKDLTEGLGPRRPPSREGDDS
- a CDS encoding radical SAM protein, producing the protein MIEHPPDDGTAYPRTMIIESSSRCNFLCPLCLWTHNRHHGYLSAETYARFIEQAAPFLQRVCFAGRGEPTLNPRLAEILAISARSGVVTDLATNGSSLIRDGDALLDTGIDAVNVSIEADTADDFVRYRIRGDFDSVVEGMRRIALRKRQRGLDRPRLRTCSTIFGYNEDRLDRLREFFASLGFEEFIFKSAHLGHGQLEESEDSLRERWLPSNPRLRRSQFNEAAGPTAIHCSFLTQAHLLWNGDIGRCAIDHESMVVGNILEASFDEIWRGPRSLEVARTVVEGRFPKCASCTFSGRSRSESGRELYVL